The following are encoded in a window of Saccharothrix longispora genomic DNA:
- a CDS encoding LLM class flavin-dependent oxidoreductase, with amino-acid sequence MGRSGSVGVMLPRDLAPAAVLPFARRADELGFDELWVVEDLGFRGGVAQAAAVLAVTPRIRVGIGLLPAGARNAAFAAMEAATLAQLFPGRVDIGVGHGMPAWMRSVGQWPASPLTLLEEHVRAVTALVRGEAAERGRYVSLDPSVRLEPACVPDVPPLVLAGVRGPRSLAVSGRVADGTVLAEPVTPEYARAALAQVDARRPHRLVAYNATSVHPDRAAAVEAVRPGLAWIGEPDWAPHLAPLPFAEEFAALRRECGDRDEFARRLPEEWVRQLSVVGTADDARARLAELFDAGVDSVVLILADADPADGLERLAAVL; translated from the coding sequence GTGGGTCGTTCCGGATCGGTCGGGGTGATGCTGCCGCGCGACCTCGCGCCCGCCGCGGTGCTGCCGTTCGCGCGCCGCGCCGACGAACTCGGGTTCGACGAGCTGTGGGTGGTGGAGGACCTGGGGTTCCGCGGCGGGGTCGCCCAGGCGGCGGCCGTGCTGGCCGTGACGCCCCGCATCCGGGTGGGCATCGGGTTGCTGCCCGCCGGCGCCCGCAACGCGGCGTTCGCCGCCATGGAGGCCGCCACGCTCGCCCAGCTGTTCCCCGGTCGGGTCGACATCGGCGTCGGGCACGGGATGCCCGCCTGGATGCGGTCGGTGGGGCAGTGGCCGGCCAGCCCGCTGACCCTGCTGGAGGAGCACGTCCGCGCGGTGACCGCGCTGGTGCGCGGCGAGGCCGCCGAACGCGGCCGGTACGTCTCGCTCGACCCGTCGGTCCGGCTGGAGCCGGCGTGCGTGCCGGACGTGCCGCCACTCGTCCTCGCCGGGGTGCGGGGACCGAGGTCGCTGGCCGTGTCCGGTCGCGTGGCCGACGGCACGGTGCTGGCGGAACCGGTGACGCCGGAGTACGCGCGCGCCGCGCTGGCGCAGGTCGACGCGCGGCGGCCGCACCGCCTCGTGGCCTACAACGCCACCTCCGTCCACCCGGACCGCGCCGCCGCCGTCGAGGCCGTCCGCCCGGGCCTGGCCTGGATCGGCGAACCCGACTGGGCGCCGCACCTCGCGCCGCTGCCGTTCGCGGAGGAGTTCGCGGCGCTGCGCCGGGAGTGCGGCGACCGGGACGAGTTCGCGCGCCGCCTGCCGGAGGAGTGGGTGCGGCAGCTGTCGGTGGTCGGCACCGCCGACGACGCGCGGGCGCGGCTGGCCGAGCTGTTCGACGCGGGGGTGGACAGCGTCGTGCTCATCCTGGCGGACGCCGACCCGGCCGACGGCCTGGAGCGCCTGGCGGCCGTCCTCTAG
- a CDS encoding STAS domain-containing protein yields the protein MSGLRVTTRELGDFHVVALDGELDLGTTTRLRDAVDGLALRDGDHVVVDLTAVTFCDSTGVSALIAARRHADAAGCPLVLAGTPPHITRLLRVVGLLPVFPAHATVEEATRAPIPPVP from the coding sequence GTGAGCGGCCTGCGCGTCACCACCCGGGAGCTGGGGGACTTCCACGTGGTCGCCCTCGACGGCGAACTGGACCTCGGCACCACCACCCGCCTGCGCGACGCCGTGGACGGCCTGGCCCTGCGCGACGGCGACCACGTCGTGGTCGACCTGACCGCCGTGACCTTCTGCGACTCCACCGGGGTGTCCGCCCTGATCGCCGCCCGCAGGCACGCCGACGCCGCGGGCTGCCCGCTGGTCCTGGCCGGCACGCCGCCGCACATCACCAGGTTGCTGCGCGTCGTCGGCCTGCTGCCCGTGTTCCCCGCGCACGCCACCGTCGAGGAGGCCACCCGGGCACCGATCCCGCCGGTTCCGTGA